One genomic window of Halobellus limi includes the following:
- a CDS encoding pyridoxamine 5'-phosphate oxidase family protein yields the protein MAEEVDPERVRGGRMTDAEIDAFLEAQGTGVLSLADGSRAYAVPISFGYERGRAVFSYWQFRSDSQKVAYSDATERACLAVYDIESQHDWQSVLAFGPIRELTPGEWGDVGELLDENAWSPDLTGVGRRQLSIVGYEMEIEEVTGLQRRPER from the coding sequence ATGGCCGAAGAAGTCGACCCCGAACGAGTCCGCGGCGGTCGGATGACCGACGCGGAGATCGACGCCTTCCTCGAAGCGCAGGGAACCGGCGTGCTCTCACTGGCCGACGGCAGTCGGGCCTACGCCGTCCCGATCTCGTTCGGGTACGAGCGGGGCCGTGCCGTGTTCTCCTACTGGCAGTTCAGATCCGACAGTCAGAAGGTCGCCTACAGCGACGCGACCGAGCGGGCGTGTCTGGCGGTCTACGACATCGAATCCCAGCACGACTGGCAGAGCGTCCTCGCGTTCGGCCCGATCCGAGAGCTCACGCCCGGGGAGTGGGGAGACGTGGGCGAACTGCTCGACGAGAACGCGTGGTCTCCGGACCTCACGGGCGTCGGCCGCAGGCAGCTCTCGATCGTCGGCTACGAGATGGAGATCGAGGAAGTGACCGGCCTCCAGCGGCGGCCGGAGCGCTAG
- a CDS encoding nascent polypeptide-associated complex protein translates to MFGGGGMNPRKMQQMMEQMGIDVTELDVEEVVIKTGEEDLVFSDAQVTRMDAQGQQTYQVVGEPESRESTAGGSGSTAELDGDERGDGDESGGDAGIPEDDVELVAQRAGVGSETAREALEATDGDLAAAIARLE, encoded by the coding sequence ATGTTTGGCGGAGGCGGTATGAACCCGCGGAAGATGCAGCAGATGATGGAACAGATGGGCATCGACGTCACCGAACTCGACGTCGAGGAGGTCGTGATCAAGACGGGCGAGGAGGACCTCGTCTTCTCCGACGCGCAGGTGACCCGGATGGACGCCCAGGGACAGCAGACCTACCAGGTCGTCGGCGAACCCGAATCGCGGGAGTCGACGGCGGGCGGTTCCGGCTCGACGGCCGAACTCGACGGCGACGAGCGCGGCGACGGCGACGAGAGCGGTGGCGACGCCGGGATCCCCGAGGACGACGTCGAACTCGTCGCCCAGCGCGCCGGCGTCGGCTCGGAGACCGCGCGCGAGGCGCTCGAAGCGACCGACGGCGACCTGGCGGCCGCGATCGCCCGACTGGAGTGA
- a CDS encoding tRNA (adenine-N1)-methyltransferase: MSYLLVHDDREYLRAPGDELQTDLGVLDVPENVEPGDVLETHLGEPFVVRRLRGPDLFNHFERTGAPMMPRDVGLVVGHTGIAAGDRVLDAGTGTGVLAAYLGRMHADVVSYEIDPDFAEVARENMRLAGVDDRVEVRAGDLSAELDAAVDDGPFDAITLDTGDAPEIVARAPDLLADGGRVAVYSPFVENSREAVEAARDAGLVDVETYETIQREMDFGERGSRPSTAGVGHTGYLTFARNE, from the coding sequence GTGAGCTACCTCCTCGTCCACGACGACCGGGAGTACCTCCGCGCGCCGGGCGACGAGCTACAGACCGACCTCGGCGTCTTAGACGTGCCCGAGAACGTCGAACCAGGCGACGTCCTGGAGACGCATCTGGGCGAGCCCTTCGTCGTCCGCCGGCTCCGCGGCCCGGACTTGTTCAACCACTTCGAGCGGACGGGCGCGCCGATGATGCCGCGGGACGTCGGGCTCGTCGTCGGCCACACCGGGATCGCCGCGGGCGACCGCGTGCTCGACGCCGGCACCGGCACGGGCGTCCTCGCCGCCTACCTCGGCCGGATGCACGCCGACGTCGTCTCCTACGAGATCGACCCCGACTTCGCCGAGGTCGCCCGGGAGAACATGCGACTCGCTGGCGTCGACGACCGCGTCGAGGTCAGAGCGGGCGACCTCTCGGCGGAACTCGACGCCGCCGTCGACGACGGGCCGTTCGACGCGATCACGCTCGACACCGGCGACGCCCCCGAGATCGTCGCGCGCGCCCCGGACCTCCTCGCCGACGGCGGCCGCGTCGCCGTCTACTCGCCGTTCGTCGAGAACAGCCGCGAGGCGGTCGAGGCCGCCCGGGATGCCGGCCTCGTCGACGTCGAGACCTACGAGACGATCCAGCGGGAGATGGACTTCGGCGAGCGCGGCTCCCGCCCTTCGACCGCGGGCGTCGGCCACACGGGCTATCTGACGTTCGCGCGAAACGAGTAG
- a CDS encoding transcription factor S: protein MEFCDECGSMMKTDGDVWVCGSCGYEKARDADKEADMTSTAEREDSEVVDMSDVDDAEIGPTTTVICPECGHDRARYEMKQIRSADESETRFFTCVECGHKWREDDH from the coding sequence ATGGAGTTCTGCGACGAATGCGGTTCGATGATGAAGACCGACGGCGACGTCTGGGTCTGCGGCAGTTGCGGCTACGAGAAGGCCCGCGACGCCGACAAGGAGGCCGATATGACCTCGACGGCGGAGCGCGAGGACAGCGAGGTCGTCGACATGTCCGACGTCGACGACGCCGAGATCGGGCCGACGACCACGGTGATCTGCCCCGAGTGCGGCCACGACCGCGCGCGGTACGAGATGAAGCAGATCCGATCGGCCGACGAGTCGGAGACCCGCTTTTTCACCTGCGTCGAGTGCGGCCACAAGTGGCGCGAGGACGATCACTGA
- a CDS encoding DUF5797 family protein, whose protein sequence is MTENRALSEQAQERLADVVRLQPTKNKELQDQWGMDSGSEVHQYLESELKDYYYRDDNSLIRATAEAADLVDVDPGVEGGEEAEGGVPSVIRVPELEAQVFEVLAGHDERSESVVSVLNKVRDAFDADPPVEDVRQALQSLRRKGAVEVIYRTVPTFRLAAPRGEIDVEVTD, encoded by the coding sequence GTGACAGAGAATCGAGCCCTCTCAGAGCAGGCCCAAGAACGGCTCGCCGACGTCGTCCGCCTCCAGCCGACGAAGAACAAGGAGCTTCAAGACCAGTGGGGAATGGATTCCGGGAGCGAGGTCCACCAGTACCTCGAAAGCGAACTCAAGGACTACTACTACCGCGACGACAACAGCCTCATCCGCGCGACCGCCGAGGCGGCCGACCTCGTGGACGTCGATCCCGGCGTCGAGGGGGGCGAGGAGGCGGAGGGCGGCGTCCCGTCGGTGATCCGCGTCCCGGAACTCGAAGCGCAGGTGTTCGAGGTCCTTGCGGGTCACGACGAGCGATCCGAGAGCGTCGTGAGCGTCCTCAACAAGGTCCGCGACGCCTTCGACGCGGACCCGCCGGTCGAGGACGTCCGCCAGGCGCTCCAGAGCCTCCGGCGGAAGGGGGCTGTGGAAGTGATCTACCGGACGGTCCCGACGTTCCGCCTCGCCGCGCCGCGCGGGGAGATCGACGTCGAAGTGACGGACTGA
- a CDS encoding DUF5787 family protein has product MYPGDAEFGFELLVCRWAETSWPPESARESPVLVSRQLGTQQRRWDTVVLECDPEGLAARRQFGGRELDSDLLHVVRNAPEEWAWYRDALPDPGYPWRYVRAAVHRAADRGVVEKRRRGNRIEIRRIAPYPDWLRRIVAVENKPDLDASAARALAGQLEHDVETALADEVWVATESTGSRVEPALLEDLPVDVGILTLSIDADGTDGLDDEPVASVEWYPSEVTPEGDGNDDEHRRRRLELAERAYGRGWRSYHETMRPDCRHFELRRFGRALLPRCAAKDRSQTAAECAGSCPEFEPEPPAWRSRGWPIEGGPGKGIKRLLRRRRERVREREIERE; this is encoded by the coding sequence GTGTACCCCGGAGACGCCGAGTTCGGGTTCGAGCTGCTCGTCTGCCGGTGGGCGGAGACGTCGTGGCCGCCCGAGTCGGCCCGCGAGAGTCCCGTCCTCGTCTCGCGACAGCTCGGAACGCAGCAGCGCCGCTGGGACACCGTCGTCCTCGAGTGCGACCCCGAGGGTCTCGCGGCCCGCCGGCAGTTCGGCGGGCGCGAGCTCGATTCGGACCTCCTGCACGTCGTCCGCAACGCCCCCGAGGAGTGGGCGTGGTACCGGGACGCGCTCCCCGACCCGGGCTACCCGTGGCGGTACGTCCGCGCGGCCGTCCACCGGGCGGCCGACCGCGGCGTCGTCGAGAAGCGCCGGCGGGGAAACCGGATCGAGATCAGACGGATCGCGCCGTATCCGGACTGGCTCCGGCGGATCGTCGCCGTCGAGAACAAGCCCGACCTCGACGCGTCGGCGGCGCGGGCGCTCGCCGGACAGTTGGAACACGACGTCGAGACCGCCCTCGCCGACGAGGTGTGGGTGGCGACCGAGTCTACCGGGAGCCGCGTCGAGCCCGCGCTGCTGGAGGATCTTCCCGTCGACGTCGGAATTCTGACGCTGTCGATCGACGCCGACGGGACCGACGGACTCGACGACGAGCCGGTCGCGTCCGTCGAGTGGTACCCCAGCGAGGTGACGCCCGAAGGTGACGGGAACGACGACGAGCACCGGCGGCGACGGCTCGAACTCGCGGAGCGCGCCTACGGACGGGGGTGGCGCTCCTACCACGAGACGATGCGACCGGACTGCAGGCACTTCGAGCTCCGGCGGTTCGGGCGCGCGCTCCTCCCCCGCTGCGCCGCGAAGGACCGATCACAGACCGCGGCCGAGTGCGCCGGGTCGTGTCCGGAGTTCGAACCCGAACCGCCCGCCTGGCGGAGCCGCGGGTGGCCGATCGAGGGCGGGCCCGGAAAGGGAATCAAGCGGCTGCTTCGCCGCCGACGCGAGCGGGTCCGCGAGCGAGAGATCGAACGGGAGTGA
- a CDS encoding bis(5'-nucleosyl)-tetraphosphatase: MTVEAVSAGAILFRDTRGEREYLLLKSRPGDWEFPKGGVEGEEELQQTAIREVKEEAGIEDFRLIDGFREEYDYVFEANGKTIHKTVHLFIARSFEASAELSNEHRDLQWRDYEQALNTITQDGPREIFERAHEYLDQLAAENGETEDGKYLA; encoded by the coding sequence ATGACAGTGGAAGCGGTAAGCGCTGGAGCGATCCTCTTCCGCGACACCCGCGGCGAACGGGAGTATTTGCTCCTGAAGAGCCGACCGGGGGACTGGGAGTTCCCCAAAGGCGGGGTCGAGGGCGAAGAGGAGCTCCAGCAGACGGCGATTCGGGAAGTGAAAGAGGAGGCGGGGATCGAGGACTTCCGTCTCATCGACGGGTTCCGCGAGGAGTACGACTACGTCTTCGAGGCGAACGGCAAGACGATCCACAAGACCGTCCACCTGTTCATCGCGCGGTCGTTCGAGGCGAGCGCGGAGCTCTCGAACGAGCACCGCGACCTCCAGTGGCGGGACTACGAGCAGGCGCTCAACACCATCACGCAGGACGGCCCCCGCGAGATATTCGAGCGGGCCCACGAGTACCTGGATCAACTGGCCGCCGAGAACGGCGAGACCGAGGACGGGAAGTACCTCGCGTAG
- a CDS encoding uS10/mL48 family ribosomal protein: MTFVTKLRFQSGNRYELESEVSDLKSMLERKGAECKGPHADPPERITVPQYKSLQPGDAFSAWDYTVYSRQLEIHGNDHIAREVGHMDFPESLHVEIEVEQQKPAGHLQK, encoded by the coding sequence ATGACCTTCGTCACGAAGCTCCGCTTCCAGTCGGGGAACCGCTACGAACTGGAATCGGAAGTCTCAGACCTCAAGTCGATGCTCGAACGCAAGGGCGCGGAGTGCAAGGGCCCGCACGCGGACCCGCCCGAGCGAATCACCGTCCCGCAGTACAAGTCGCTGCAGCCCGGCGACGCGTTCTCGGCGTGGGATTACACCGTCTACTCGCGGCAACTCGAGATCCACGGCAACGACCACATCGCTCGCGAAGTCGGTCACATGGACTTCCCCGAGAGCCTCCACGTCGAGATCGAGGTCGAACAGCAGAAGCCCGCCGGCCACCTCCAGAAGTAG
- a CDS encoding DUF7513 family protein, translating to MSRLDKFLAGLRFRSSTPSFEVGDEVPAFVTGRTDDGLLVRVGDTVLELPDADQSLVDAKVTIEIESFDESTHRGTARVVEVLQNEG from the coding sequence ATGAGCCGCCTCGACAAATTCCTGGCCGGCCTCCGCTTCCGCTCGTCGACGCCGTCCTTCGAGGTCGGCGACGAGGTCCCGGCGTTCGTCACCGGTCGAACCGACGACGGGTTGCTCGTCCGCGTCGGCGACACGGTCCTGGAGCTGCCCGATGCGGACCAGTCGCTCGTGGACGCGAAAGTCACGATCGAGATCGAGTCGTTCGACGAGTCGACGCACCGCGGGACCGCCCGCGTCGTCGAAGTGCTGCAAAACGAGGGCTGA
- a CDS encoding Na+/H+ antiporter NhaC family protein: MSTSTDESTALRFYGGRAASAIPIAFFILWAIVQSGLLGIGDTSGLIVGILVGLIVGMFFVRGSWKTYADILFDGMTQRVAATAIVAWLWAGMFAETIQVGGFVDGLVWAAEAVRVGAALFPAITFILAALLATGIGTGYGTAIAFTALVFPAGVAVGASPILLFGAILSGAVFGDNLAPVSDTTIVSAVTQDADIGGVVASRFKYAIVAAVFAFAAYLIVGQTMQGTSVAAASTGGEGTALGLVHLASIAVVIVTAVRGRHIVEAISWGIVLSVVLNLVLGLSEASAILAFEGSRESALVQSMDAVPILGALVVPVDPGSATVSGSLYTGAVGFFPLIVLVLLIVAAAQLMQRGGGFDAIQEFLLERVATSVRRAETTMVLGTAIVNAMITINTAAEIAIAPYIKTLGRRFNINGYRRANILDANTAALGYIFPWGGGLLAGYSAMQRLPEQYEWFTQAMVVNPASVFPFVFHGWFLVAVFLLAAWTGYGREYVSDRASEEVSRV; encoded by the coding sequence ATGAGTACCAGCACCGACGAATCGACGGCGCTCCGGTTCTATGGGGGGCGTGCCGCCAGTGCGATCCCCATCGCCTTCTTCATCCTCTGGGCGATCGTCCAGAGCGGACTGCTCGGCATCGGCGACACCAGCGGCCTCATCGTGGGGATCCTGGTCGGACTGATCGTCGGGATGTTCTTCGTCCGCGGCTCCTGGAAGACCTACGCCGACATCCTCTTCGACGGGATGACCCAGCGGGTCGCCGCGACCGCGATCGTCGCCTGGCTGTGGGCGGGGATGTTCGCCGAGACCATCCAGGTCGGCGGCTTCGTCGACGGCCTCGTCTGGGCCGCAGAAGCCGTCCGCGTCGGCGCGGCGCTGTTCCCCGCGATCACGTTCATCCTCGCGGCGCTCCTGGCGACGGGGATCGGGACCGGCTACGGGACCGCGATCGCGTTCACCGCCCTGGTGTTCCCCGCGGGCGTCGCGGTCGGCGCGAGCCCGATCCTCCTCTTCGGCGCGATCCTCTCGGGGGCGGTCTTCGGCGACAACCTCGCGCCCGTGAGCGACACGACGATCGTCTCCGCGGTGACGCAGGACGCCGACATCGGCGGCGTCGTCGCCTCGCGGTTCAAGTACGCGATCGTCGCGGCCGTCTTCGCGTTCGCGGCGTACCTGATCGTCGGCCAGACGATGCAGGGCACGTCCGTCGCCGCCGCCTCGACCGGCGGCGAGGGGACCGCGCTCGGATTGGTCCACCTCGCCTCGATCGCCGTCGTGATCGTGACCGCGGTCCGCGGCCGACACATCGTCGAGGCGATCTCGTGGGGCATCGTCCTCTCGGTGGTACTGAATCTCGTGCTCGGGCTCTCGGAGGCCTCGGCGATCCTCGCCTTCGAGGGGTCCCGCGAGTCCGCGCTCGTCCAGTCGATGGACGCGGTCCCGATCCTCGGCGCGCTGGTCGTCCCCGTCGATCCCGGCAGCGCGACGGTCTCGGGGAGCCTCTACACCGGCGCGGTGGGCTTCTTCCCGCTGATCGTCCTCGTGCTCCTGATCGTCGCGGCGGCACAGCTGATGCAGCGCGGCGGCGGCTTCGACGCGATCCAGGAGTTCCTGCTCGAACGCGTCGCGACCTCGGTCCGCCGCGCGGAGACGACGATGGTCCTCGGGACGGCGATCGTCAACGCGATGATCACGATCAACACCGCCGCCGAGATCGCCATCGCGCCGTACATCAAGACGCTCGGGCGTCGGTTCAACATCAACGGCTACCGGCGGGCGAACATCCTCGACGCCAACACGGCGGCGCTCGGCTACATCTTCCCGTGGGGCGGCGGCCTGCTCGCCGGCTACTCGGCGATGCAGCGGCTCCCCGAGCAGTACGAGTGGTTCACGCAGGCGATGGTCGTCAACCCCGCCTCGGTGTTCCCGTTCGTCTTCCACGGCTGGTTCCTCGTGGCGGTCTTCCTGCTTGCGGCGTGGACCGGCTACGGCCGCGAGTACGTCTCCGACCGCGCGAGCGAGGAGGTGAGCCGCGTATGA
- a CDS encoding amidohydrolase: MTASDLVELRRDLHRHPEPAWREFYTTARIVEELEERDLDALYVGPEALAEGDRVGVPDEDELDAWLDRASDAGARGDVLERLAGGLTGAVAVAERGDGPTVALRVDIDGLPIEESAANEHHPAAAGFRSENEGYMHACGHDAHATIGIGVLDAVLDSDFAGTLKVFFQPGEERIVGGEPMANSGHLDDVDYLLAVHVGLDHPTGEIVAGVDGFLAVSQFEAEFVGNPSHAGARPEEGDNAMQAVATAIENLYGIPRHGDGATRVNVGVVEGGTATNVVAERVAIEGEVRGETTELMEYMDDRARRVLRSAAEMHGCDVETATAGRAPSTRSDDGLREVVAAVARDTDGVTSVLESDHLGGSEDATYLMRRVQERGGYAAYVGVGTDHPGGHHTATFDVDEASIDHGVEVLSRAVVELGARRP; encoded by the coding sequence ATGACCGCGTCCGATCTCGTCGAACTCCGACGCGACCTGCACCGCCACCCCGAACCCGCCTGGCGCGAGTTCTACACCACCGCGCGAATCGTCGAGGAACTGGAGGAACGCGACCTCGACGCGCTCTACGTGGGACCGGAGGCGCTCGCCGAGGGGGACCGCGTGGGCGTTCCCGACGAGGACGAACTCGACGCCTGGCTCGATCGCGCCAGCGACGCCGGGGCGCGAGGAGACGTCTTAGAGCGACTCGCGGGGGGACTCACCGGCGCGGTCGCGGTCGCCGAACGCGGCGACGGCCCCACGGTCGCCCTCCGCGTCGACATCGACGGGCTCCCCATCGAGGAGTCGGCGGCGAACGAGCACCACCCCGCGGCCGCGGGCTTCCGCTCGGAGAACGAGGGCTACATGCACGCCTGCGGCCACGATGCCCACGCGACGATCGGAATCGGCGTTCTGGACGCCGTCCTCGACAGTGACTTCGCCGGCACGCTGAAGGTGTTCTTCCAGCCCGGCGAGGAGCGGATCGTGGGAGGCGAACCGATGGCGAATTCGGGCCACCTCGACGACGTCGACTACCTGCTCGCGGTACACGTCGGTCTGGACCACCCGACCGGCGAGATCGTCGCCGGGGTTGACGGGTTCCTGGCCGTCTCGCAGTTCGAGGCCGAGTTCGTCGGAAATCCCTCGCACGCGGGGGCCCGCCCCGAAGAGGGCGACAACGCGATGCAGGCGGTCGCGACGGCGATCGAGAACCTCTACGGGATCCCGCGGCACGGCGACGGCGCGACGCGCGTCAACGTCGGCGTCGTCGAGGGGGGAACCGCGACGAACGTCGTCGCCGAGCGCGTCGCGATCGAGGGCGAGGTCCGCGGCGAGACCACCGAGCTGATGGAGTATATGGACGACCGGGCCCGCCGCGTCCTCCGGTCGGCGGCCGAGATGCACGGCTGCGACGTCGAGACCGCCACCGCCGGTCGCGCGCCGTCGACGCGGAGCGACGACGGACTCCGCGAGGTCGTCGCGGCCGTCGCCCGCGACACCGACGGGGTCACGTCGGTGCTCGAATCGGACCACCTCGGCGGGAGCGAGGACGCGACGTACCTGATGCGGCGCGTGCAGGAGCGCGGCGGGTACGCGGCGTACGTCGGCGTCGGCACCGACCACCCCGGCGGCCACCACACGGCCACCTTCGACGTCGACGAGGCGAGCATCGACCACGGCGTCGAGGTGCTCTCCCGAGCGGTCGTCGAACTCGGCGCGCGTCGGCCCTGA
- a CDS encoding DUF7527 domain-containing protein, which yields MNSRTIDVVTDWETVAAPDGYEGLHELADGEFSGAVSAGMTWAFFLNGRVVGVFEGDIEDFEHAELTAYRAADPSLPLLFSMRERGGETRASYYTNETPLSEADETLSNGGFTGYIELSENVLSGDYYVVYHGGKSMSAAFVGSSERLITGEEAFEKAADEVGIYEVIDADVELVEIPEPPSAAAEDDDGESPVVGDAGGEDETGDGPDEAAERGDDIESEADAPEEAEREDESESDEPEAGPDPVAEAEADDGTEAETEADAGVATAKTPGDDSSEPTARDADREDPSPRADAEEESAERDPRGPDADATAETGTTDGESETTPDRPADPASDGQRPERSQPEATADAGPDEAAVPEGPAAAGAETDQSSGGSAVFSDEERWREAKTIPSLDPSASSGNGTTGGTGGEESERRSARERVARMQRDRSARKAARERAGSASQTSASPAKASARESSPAAGEGIERLKKRLSRARDRVESLEAEREELAAERDELESERAERDQRIEELQAEREEHRERIEELEAERDALEAEVERLESELEAVSSDGEVAGEATMSPEQALSGTNLFVRYDRKGEATLEHAHDGEATREDVSGNLRLEHHTTFETDGLVVDGRPYAEFLHDSTEYSFAHWLVTDLLYEIGQTGNRSGLAGVFDAIPDVDRIELYGTVGVETDEGVEQRDFDVIFRDKMGDPLFVADINASRNATTEAMVDSLVTNTGTIAAEDDSLAAGFYVTESFYEPGALETVAEETGGGLLSRSSKLSYVKLSRKRGYHLCLAEARNGEFHLNVPDL from the coding sequence ATGAACAGTCGAACTATCGACGTGGTGACCGACTGGGAGACGGTCGCCGCGCCGGACGGATACGAGGGGCTCCACGAACTCGCCGACGGGGAGTTCAGCGGGGCCGTCTCCGCCGGGATGACCTGGGCGTTCTTCTTGAACGGCCGCGTCGTCGGCGTCTTCGAGGGGGACATCGAGGACTTCGAGCACGCCGAACTGACCGCCTACCGCGCGGCAGATCCGAGCCTTCCGCTCCTGTTCTCGATGCGGGAACGCGGGGGGGAGACACGGGCGAGTTACTACACGAACGAGACGCCGCTGTCGGAGGCGGACGAGACGCTGTCGAACGGCGGCTTCACCGGCTACATCGAGCTTTCCGAGAACGTGCTCTCCGGGGATTACTACGTCGTCTACCACGGCGGGAAGTCGATGAGCGCCGCCTTCGTCGGGAGTTCCGAACGCCTGATCACGGGCGAGGAGGCCTTCGAGAAGGCCGCCGACGAGGTGGGGATCTACGAGGTGATCGACGCCGACGTCGAACTCGTCGAGATTCCGGAACCGCCGTCGGCGGCCGCCGAGGACGACGACGGGGAGTCGCCCGTAGTCGGCGACGCCGGGGGAGAGGACGAAACCGGAGACGGACCCGACGAGGCGGCCGAACGGGGCGACGATATCGAGAGCGAGGCGGACGCGCCGGAGGAGGCCGAACGGGAGGACGAAAGCGAGTCCGACGAGCCCGAGGCCGGACCGGACCCGGTCGCGGAGGCGGAGGCGGACGACGGGACGGAGGCCGAGACGGAAGCCGACGCCGGCGTGGCGACCGCGAAGACCCCCGGCGACGACTCCTCCGAACCGACCGCGCGGGACGCCGATCGAGAGGACCCGTCCCCGCGGGCTGACGCCGAGGAAGAGTCGGCCGAGCGGGATCCGCGGGGACCGGACGCCGACGCGACGGCGGAAACGGGGACGACGGATGGCGAGAGCGAGACGACCCCGGACCGTCCCGCCGACCCGGCGTCCGACGGCCAGCGCCCCGAACGGTCGCAACCCGAGGCGACGGCGGACGCCGGCCCCGACGAAGCCGCCGTGCCGGAGGGACCGGCGGCCGCCGGAGCGGAGACCGACCAGTCGAGCGGGGGGAGCGCCGTCTTCTCCGACGAGGAGCGCTGGCGCGAGGCGAAGACCATCCCGTCGCTCGACCCGAGCGCGTCCAGCGGGAACGGGACCACCGGCGGGACGGGCGGCGAGGAGTCCGAGCGGCGGTCCGCGCGCGAGCGCGTCGCGCGGATGCAGCGGGACCGGAGCGCGCGCAAGGCTGCTCGCGAGCGCGCGGGGTCTGCGTCTCAGACGTCGGCGTCACCGGCGAAGGCGAGCGCGCGGGAGTCCTCTCCGGCGGCGGGTGAGGGGATCGAGCGCCTGAAGAAACGACTCTCGCGGGCACGGGACAGGGTCGAATCGCTCGAAGCCGAGCGGGAGGAACTGGCAGCGGAACGGGACGAACTCGAATCAGAGCGCGCCGAGAGAGACCAGCGGATCGAGGAACTCCAGGCCGAGCGCGAGGAGCACCGCGAGCGCATCGAAGAACTCGAAGCCGAACGCGACGCCCTCGAAGCGGAGGTCGAACGTCTCGAATCGGAACTCGAAGCGGTCTCGTCGGATGGGGAAGTCGCGGGGGAGGCGACGATGTCGCCCGAACAGGCGCTCTCGGGGACGAACCTGTTCGTCCGGTACGACCGGAAGGGAGAGGCGACGCTGGAACACGCACACGACGGCGAGGCCACGCGCGAGGACGTCAGCGGCAACCTCCGGCTCGAACACCACACCACCTTCGAGACCGACGGACTGGTCGTCGACGGGCGCCCGTACGCGGAGTTCTTACACGACAGCACCGAGTACTCCTTCGCGCACTGGCTCGTGACCGACCTGCTCTATGAGATCGGCCAGACCGGAAACCGTTCGGGGCTCGCGGGCGTGTTCGACGCGATACCCGACGTCGACCGCATCGAACTGTACGGCACGGTCGGCGTCGAGACCGACGAGGGCGTCGAGCAGCGCGACTTCGACGTCATCTTCCGCGACAAGATGGGCGATCCGCTGTTCGTCGCGGACATCAACGCCTCCAGGAACGCGACGACGGAGGCGATGGTCGACTCGCTCGTGACCAACACCGGCACCATCGCGGCCGAGGACGACTCGCTCGCGGCGGGGTTCTACGTCACCGAATCCTTCTACGAACCGGGGGCGCTGGAGACGGTCGCAGAGGAGACCGGCGGCGGACTGCTCTCTCGGTCGAGCAAACTGTCGTACGTGAAACTGTCGCGAAAGCGCGGCTACCACCTCTGTCTCGCCGAGGCGCGAAACGGCGAGTTCCACCTGAACGTCCCGGATCTATAG